One stretch of Carassius gibelio isolate Cgi1373 ecotype wild population from Czech Republic chromosome B1, carGib1.2-hapl.c, whole genome shotgun sequence DNA includes these proteins:
- the mmaa gene encoding methylmalonic aciduria type A protein, mitochondrial, giving the protein MGPTRVFPVLHRVAALSSIRSAAALKHSFCKSTGKLCYTSLCTLQQTRTVSTETALRHHISDLTDREKRLLTKLYDGLIGGQRAALAESITLVETQHPRKKELAQVLLQRVLAFRKEQEKRNGGNPVAFRVGLSGPPGAGKSSFIEVVGKMLTGRGHKVSVLAVDPSSCTTGGSLMGDKTRMTELSRDMSAYIRPSPTSGTLGGVTRTTNEAIVLCEGAGYDTVLVETVGVGQSEFAVADMVDMFVLLIPPAGGDELQGIKRGIIEMADLVVVTKSDGDLVVPARRIQAEYTSALKLLRKKSKIWKPKVVRISSQTGQGVPELWDTMLQFRDAMLSSGELRVRRQTQQKVWLWNLIQENALRHFQQHPAVRAELPELERRVTCGDISPGLAADLLLKVFSTVQ; this is encoded by the exons ATGGGTCCGACTAGAGTTTTTCCAGTTCTTCATCGTGTTGCTGCTCTGTCTTCTATACGCAGTGCAGCAGCGTTAAAACATTCCTTTTGTAAGTCTACTGGAAAACTGTGCTATACCTCGCTCTGCACCCTCCAACAGACAAGAACTGTTTCAACAGAGACTGCCTTAAGACATCACATTTCAGACCTGACTGACAGGGAGAAAAGACTATTGACCAAGCTTTATGATGGACTCATCGGGGGTCAAAGGGCAGCTCTCGCTGAGTCTATAACCCTTGTGGAGACCCAGCATCCAAGGAAGAAAGAGTTGGCCCAGGTTCTGCTTCAAAGAGTGCTGGCCTTCCGTAAGGAGCAGGAGAAACGCAATGGTGGCAATCCAGTGGCCTTCAGAGTGG GACTGTCCGGTCCCCCTGGTGCTGGCAAGTCTTCATTCATCGAGGTCGTTGGGAAAATGCTGACAGGAAGAGGACATAAAGTGTCAGTTCTGGCTGTGGATCCTTCCTCGTGCACAACTGGAG GTTCACTGATGGGGGACAAAACACGAATGACCGAGCTCTCCAGAGACATGAGCGCATACATCCGACCATCTCCCACTTCAGGAACCCTCGGTGGTGTGACGCGGACCACCAACGAAGCTATAGTCCTCTGTGAGGGTGCAGGCTATGACACCGTGTTAGTGGAAACTGTGG GCGTTGGTCAGTCGGAGTTTGCTGTGGCTGACATGGTGGATATGTTTGTGCTGCTGATCCCACCAGCAGGCGGCGATGAACTACAG GGAATCAAAAGAGGAATCATTGAGATGGCTGACTTGGTGGTGGTTACTAAATCAGATGGTGATCTGGTTGTTCCAGCCCGGAGGATACAGGCAGAATACACCAGTGCCCTCAAGTTACTCCGAAAGAAGTCCAAAATCTGGAAACCAAAG GTGGTCCGCATATCTTCTCAGACGGGGCAGGGGGTGCCTGAGCTGTGGGATACCATGCTACAGTTCCGGGACGCGATGTTGAGCAGCGGGGAGCTCCGAGTCCGGCGGCAAACTCAGCAGAAGGTGTGGTTGTGGAATCTGATCCAGGAGAACGCTCTGCGCCACTTCCAGCAGCATCCAGCGGTGCGTGCCGAGCTCCCGGAGCTGGAGCGAAGGGTCACGTGTGGAGATATCTCACCAGGCCTTGCTGCTGACCTCCTTCTGAAAGTCTTCTCCACTGTACAGTGA
- the smad1 gene encoding mothers against decapentaplegic homolog 1 — protein MNVTSLFSFTSPAVKRLLGWKQGDEEEKWAEKAVDALVKKLKKKKGAMEELERALSCPGQPSNCVTIPRSLDGRLQVSHRKGLPHVIYCRVWRWPDLQSHHELKALECCEFPFGSKQKDVCINPYHYKRVDSPVLPPVLVPRNSEFNAKLSMLPRFRNPLHQTEPSMPQNATFPDSFQQQPANALPFTPNSPTNSYPSSPNSGTGSTATLPHSPSSSDPGSPFQMPETPPPAYIPPEEPMTQDCPQPMDTNLLGQNLPLELNNQADVQPVAYAEPIHWCSIVYYELNNRVGEAFQASSTSVLVDGFTDPSNNRNRFCLGLLSNVNRNSTIENTRRHIGKGVHLYYVGGEVYAECLSDSSIFVQSRNCNYHHGFHPTTVCKIPSRCSLKIFNNQEFAELLAQSVNHGFEAVYELTKMCTIRMSFVKGWGAEYHRQDVTSTPCWIEIHLHGPLQWLDKVLTQMGSPHNPISSVS, from the exons ATGAACGTCACCTCCCTCTTCTCCTTCACCAGCCCGGCGGTCAAGCGATTGCTGGGCTGGAAGCAAGGCGACGAAGAGGAGAAGTGGGCAGAGAAGGCAGTGGATGCTTTGGTCAAGaagctgaagaagaagaagggtGCTATGGAGGAGCTGGAGAGGGCACTCAGCTGCCCCGGTCAGCCAAGCAACTGTGTCACTATCCCCCGCTCGCTGGACGGAAGGCTCCAGGTGTCCCACCGGAAAGGGCTGCCTCACGTCATCTACTGCCGCGTATGGCGTTGGCCCGACCTGCAGTCACACCATGAGCTCAAGGCCCTGGAGTGTTGCGAGTTCCCTTTTGGATCTAAGCAGAAAGATGTGTGCATCAATCCCTACCACTACAAGAGGGTGGACAGTCCAG tGCTGCCACCTGTGCTGGTGCCACGAAACAGCGAGTTCAATGCAAAACTCTCTATGCTGCCACGCTTCCGTAACCCACTCCACCAGACGGAGCCCTCTATGCCTCAGAACGCCACCTTCCCCGACTCCTTTCAACAGCAGCCAGCGAACGCCCTTCCCTTCACCCCCAACTCCCCGACCAACAGCTACCCCAGCTCGCCCAACAGCGGCACAGGCAGTACAGCCACCTTACCCCATTCACCATCCAGCTCGGACCCCGGCAGCCCTTTTCAGATGCCAG AAACCCCTCCACCAGCTTATATTCCCCCAGAGGAGCCAATGACACAGGACTGTCCACAGCCAATGGACACTAACCTGCTAGGTCAAAACCTGCCTCTGGAGCTCAACAACCAAGCAG ATGTTCAGCCTGTGGCATATGCAGAACCCATACACTGGTGCTCCATTGTGTACTATGAGCTGAATAACCGTGTCGGAGAAGCTTTCCAGGCCTCCTCAACCAGCGTACTAGTGGACGGCTTTACCGACCCCTCCAACAACCGTAACCGTTTCTGCCTTGGTCTGCTGTCGAATGTCAACCGCAACTCGACCATTGAGAACACTCGACGCCACATCGGAAAAG GAGTCCATTTGTACTATGTGGGAGGGGAGGTATACGCTGAATGTTTGAGCGACAGCAGTATCTTTGTTCAAAGCCGCAACTGCAACTATCATCATGGTTTCCACCCCACCACCGTATGCAAGATCCCCAGTCGCTGCAGCCTGAAGATCTTCAACAATCAGGAGTTTGCCGAGCTCTTGGCACAGTCTGTCAATCATGGCTTTGAAGCCGTCTATGAACTCACCAAGATGTGCACCATCCGCATGAGCTTTGTAAAG GGTTGGGGTGCAGAGTATCATCGACAGGATGTGACAAGCACCCCATGTTGGATTGAGATTCATCTTCACGGGCCCCTGCAGTGGCTGGATAAAGTCCTCACCCAAATGGGCTCTCCTCACAACCCCATTTCCTCTGTGTCCTAG